From the Corynebacterium zhongnanshanii genome, the window AAGATTGGCGCGCTGTGGCCTGGGGCCGAAGTTGTGGAGTTCCCGGACTCTGGGCACATGCTGCCAGTTGAATGCCCCGAGGCCGTGAACGAGGCGATTGGGCGGGTGCTGGCGCAGAGTTCTTAGTGGAGGTTCGTGGGGTTTGTGGAGATGATCGACGAAGCTCGGGCGTGTTGTGGCGCGAAAACGGGAAAACATCAAGCAAGTTCGAGCATTTGGAGGTTCTCCAGCACGGTATCTGTGTTAGGTTTTCTGTAAGGAACGTTCTTCACGAACGGATCGTTGCTTAAGAAATAACGGACGACTTCTTCGAAAGGCTTAAACAAACAGTGGGACAACCACAGACAACTGGAACGCCAAAGGCCACGGCAACGGATGCTGACTGGGCTGCATTACTTTCCGTTTCTGCTGATGATGTGATCCAAGAGATCGGATGGGACGAGGATTGCGACTCCTCCATCAGCGAAGCACTGGAAGAAGTAACTGGTGAACCTTTGTTGGAAGAAGATACCGACGAAGTAGTGGACCTTGTGCTGTTGTGGTGGCGCTCTGAAGACGGAGACTTGGTCGATGGACTGGTAGACGCCATCCGCAATCTGGGAGAGGAAAGCCGAATCTGGTTGCTCACCCCGCCAGCCGGACGCGAGGGAGCTATCGAGCCAGGTGTGATTGCAGAATCCGCGCAATTGGCGGGGCTTGTGCAGACCAAGTCCGAGCGCCTGGGAGATTGGCAGGGCGCGTGCCTCGTCGGGCGAGGCTATAAACGCTAAAAACAACTCTCATACTGGGGATTTGTTGAGGGCATAGGGTGCCGTGCTATTGTTATCCACGCACCAAGCGCGCGCCTTTAGCTCAGCTGGAAGAGCAGCTGGTTTACACCCAGCAGGTCGGCGGTTCGAACCCGTCAGGGCGCACACAATGAAAACTCCGGATGCGGTGAGCATCCGGAGTTTTGCTGTTGGTGGGTCACTTGGATATTTCACTCACAAAATGTTCGACGAAAACGCCAGATTTGGCCCCAAATCTGGCGTTTTCGTCGAACAATTTGTAGGGGGTGTGCCTGTGGGCGGGGCACGGCCGGCCGCACAAGGCTGCTACATTAACACTGTGACTACTCAACCTCCCCGGCCAGAGAACTCCCGCTCCCAGCACGCCCCGGGAAGCCAGAGGACTCAGCACACCGAGCCGCATCGCAGAAAGCCTCAGCGCAGCAAGCCCCAGGGATGGAAGTCCTTCCTGTCGCCCGGGTGGGCACTGGCCCTCGTCCTAGTCATAGCGTTCAGCTACGTGGCCTTCACCACCCTCGCCCCGTGGCAACTGGGAAAAAACGAACGCAACTCCGCCAACAACCAGCGCCTGGAGCAAGCGTTCCACCAAGACCCGGTGCCTCTGACCAGCGTCATGAAGCCCGGCCAGGACCAGGTTCGCGAAGACGATGACTGGACACATGTGACCCTAGAGGGCAGCTATGTGCCTGGCCAGGACGTTATTCTGCGCAACCGTGCGGTCGATGGGGCGGTGGTGTTCCAGATTCTCACACCTTTTAAGCTCTCGGAAGCACCTGGATC encodes:
- a CDS encoding DUF3052 domain-containing protein — translated: MGQPQTTGTPKATATDADWAALLSVSADDVIQEIGWDEDCDSSISEALEEVTGEPLLEEDTDEVVDLVLLWWRSEDGDLVDGLVDAIRNLGEESRIWLLTPPAGREGAIEPGVIAESAQLAGLVQTKSERLGDWQGACLVGRGYKR